One region of Qipengyuania gaetbuli genomic DNA includes:
- a CDS encoding DcaP family trimeric outer membrane transporter, which produces MRTVLRAGLLAGTCMAAAPAAAQDADVEQRLDRLEALVMQLVERLDAQKGQMESQQAEAVAATQQALAETKALQARQAELAAQIDEPKKQEDKGFRVGNTTISYAGYVKFDAISQRTSGGQVDSGNIVRDFLIPGAIPVGGDGSGWDTDYNARQSRLIFKTATDVGAEHTLNSQIELDFMVTPGGDERISNSYEPRLRQAFITYDNWLFGQAWSTFQNVGALPDSLDFIGTTPGTVFVRQPMIRYTSGGLMLAAEQPETTVTTPAGGRVLGGDDTLPDFVARYNFSGDWGSVTAAGILRNLRISDDDLGSDGDSAIGYGLSVSGKLALGERDDLRFMGTVGDGLGRYIGLNIVNDAALDLDGDLDPIFTYSGFAAYRHLWSDKLRSSVAGSYFKADNPVLLTTGAVTDESWNVFANIIYSPVRPVDIGLEYMYAKRTLENGTSGNLQKLQLSAKYSF; this is translated from the coding sequence ATGAGGACCGTACTGCGTGCAGGCCTGCTGGCGGGTACGTGCATGGCAGCTGCACCGGCAGCGGCGCAGGATGCGGATGTAGAGCAGCGGCTCGACCGGCTGGAAGCGCTGGTGATGCAACTGGTCGAACGGCTCGATGCGCAAAAGGGGCAGATGGAAAGCCAGCAGGCCGAAGCTGTCGCCGCCACGCAGCAGGCGCTGGCCGAAACGAAGGCGCTGCAGGCGCGCCAGGCCGAACTCGCCGCCCAGATCGACGAGCCCAAGAAGCAGGAAGACAAGGGCTTCCGTGTGGGCAACACGACCATTTCCTATGCCGGCTACGTCAAGTTCGACGCGATCTCGCAGCGCACCAGCGGCGGGCAGGTAGACAGCGGCAATATCGTGCGCGATTTCCTCATTCCCGGGGCGATCCCCGTGGGCGGGGACGGGTCCGGCTGGGACACCGATTACAACGCCCGCCAGTCGCGCCTGATCTTCAAGACCGCGACCGACGTCGGCGCGGAACACACGCTCAATTCGCAGATCGAGCTCGACTTCATGGTCACGCCGGGCGGGGACGAGCGGATTTCGAACAGCTACGAACCGCGCCTGCGGCAGGCCTTCATCACTTACGACAACTGGCTGTTCGGCCAGGCCTGGTCGACCTTCCAGAACGTGGGCGCGCTGCCGGACAGCCTCGACTTCATCGGCACGACGCCGGGCACGGTCTTCGTGCGCCAGCCGATGATCCGCTACACCAGCGGCGGCCTAATGCTCGCTGCCGAACAGCCCGAGACGACCGTGACCACGCCGGCGGGCGGGCGCGTGCTGGGCGGGGACGACACGCTTCCCGATTTCGTGGCGCGCTATAACTTCTCGGGCGACTGGGGCAGCGTGACCGCCGCCGGCATCCTGCGCAATTTGCGCATTTCCGACGACGACCTCGGCTCCGACGGCGACAGCGCGATCGGCTACGGCCTCAGCGTGTCGGGCAAGCTGGCTTTGGGCGAGCGGGACGATCTGCGCTTCATGGGCACGGTCGGCGACGGCCTGGGTCGCTACATCGGGCTCAACATCGTCAACGATGCCGCGCTCGACCTCGATGGCGACCTCGACCCGATCTTCACCTATTCGGGCTTTGCCGCCTACCGCCACCTGTGGTCGGACAAGCTGCGCTCCAGCGTGGCGGGGTCCTATTTCAAGGCCGACAACCCGGTCCTGCTGACCACCGGCGCGGTGACCGACGAGAGCTGGAACGTGTTCGCCAACATCATCTACTCGCCCGTGCGGCCGGTCGATATCGGGCTGGAGTACATGTACGCCAAAAGAACGCTCGAAAACGGCACCTCGGGCAATCTGCAGAAACTGCAGCTGTCGGCGAAATATTCCTTCTAG
- the acs gene encoding acetate--CoA ligase: MLNAVQRLDTARETNCTPEMYEQLYRRSVEDPDGFWLEQAKRLEWVTPPTKGGDWSYDPVGIEWFADGTLNLCHNAVDRHVEAGRGDATALIFEPDDPATPGRSLTYAELRGEVVRMANALKAIGVKRGDRVTIYMPMIVEGVLAMLACARLGAIHSVVFGGFSPEALAGRIEGCASRFVVTADEGLRGSKRVPLKANVDAALAEPDHDTPIDGMLVVRHTGTEVTMTEGRDHWYHELASDEECPCEPMGAEDPLFILYTSGSTGKPKGVVHTTGGYGVWTATTFSYVFDYRPGEVFWCTADIGWITGHSYIAYGPLLNGATQVVFEGVPNYPDHGRFWDVVDKHQVNFLYTAPTAIRALMREGDAFVTSRNRSSLRLLGTVGEPINPEAWRWYFDVVGEKRCPIVDTWWQTETGGVMITTLPNAHDMKPGSAGKPFFGIRPQLVDNDGAVLEGATEGNLCITHSWPGQARTVYGDHERFEQTYFSTYKGKYFTGDGCKRDEDGYYWITGRVDDVINVSGHRMGTAEVESALVSHAKVSEAAVVGYPHDIKGQGIYCYVTLNAGEEGSDALYAELRGHVRKEIGPIASPDHIQFTDGLPKTRSGKIMRRILRKIAENDYGSLGDTSTLADPSLVDRLIEGRQNR; encoded by the coding sequence ATGCTCAATGCCGTCCAGCGCCTCGATACGGCCCGCGAAACCAACTGCACGCCGGAAATGTACGAGCAGCTCTATCGCCGCTCGGTAGAGGATCCGGACGGCTTCTGGCTCGAACAGGCCAAGCGCCTCGAATGGGTCACGCCCCCGACCAAAGGCGGCGATTGGTCGTATGATCCGGTCGGTATCGAGTGGTTTGCCGACGGCACGCTCAACCTGTGCCACAATGCCGTCGACCGCCATGTCGAGGCGGGCCGCGGCGATGCCACCGCGCTGATCTTCGAGCCGGACGATCCGGCAACCCCGGGCCGCAGCCTGACCTATGCGGAGCTTCGCGGCGAGGTCGTGCGCATGGCGAATGCGCTCAAGGCGATAGGCGTCAAGCGCGGCGACCGCGTGACCATCTACATGCCGATGATCGTCGAAGGCGTGCTCGCCATGCTGGCCTGCGCCCGCCTCGGCGCGATCCATTCGGTGGTCTTCGGAGGCTTCTCTCCCGAGGCGCTGGCCGGCCGAATCGAAGGCTGTGCCAGCCGCTTCGTCGTCACCGCCGATGAAGGCCTGCGCGGATCGAAGCGCGTGCCGCTGAAGGCCAATGTCGATGCCGCGCTGGCCGAACCCGATCACGACACGCCGATCGACGGCATGCTGGTCGTGCGCCACACCGGCACCGAGGTCACCATGACTGAGGGGCGCGACCACTGGTATCACGAGCTCGCCAGCGACGAGGAATGCCCGTGCGAGCCGATGGGCGCGGAAGACCCGCTGTTCATCCTCTACACCTCCGGTTCGACCGGCAAGCCCAAGGGCGTGGTGCACACCACCGGCGGCTACGGCGTGTGGACGGCGACCACCTTCAGCTATGTCTTCGACTATCGCCCGGGCGAGGTGTTCTGGTGCACCGCCGATATCGGCTGGATCACGGGCCACAGCTACATAGCCTACGGCCCCCTGCTGAACGGGGCGACGCAGGTGGTGTTCGAGGGCGTGCCCAACTACCCCGACCACGGCCGGTTCTGGGACGTGGTGGACAAGCACCAGGTCAACTTCCTCTACACCGCCCCCACCGCGATCCGCGCGCTGATGCGCGAGGGCGATGCATTCGTGACCAGCCGAAATCGTTCGTCGCTCCGCCTGCTCGGCACGGTGGGCGAGCCGATCAATCCGGAAGCCTGGCGCTGGTATTTCGACGTGGTCGGCGAGAAGCGCTGCCCGATCGTCGACACCTGGTGGCAGACGGAAACCGGCGGCGTGATGATCACGACGCTGCCCAATGCCCACGACATGAAGCCGGGCAGCGCAGGCAAGCCCTTCTTCGGGATCCGTCCGCAGCTGGTCGACAATGACGGCGCGGTTCTGGAGGGCGCGACCGAGGGCAATCTGTGCATCACGCACAGCTGGCCGGGGCAGGCGCGCACGGTCTACGGCGATCACGAGCGCTTCGAGCAGACCTATTTCAGCACCTACAAGGGCAAGTACTTCACCGGCGACGGCTGCAAGCGCGACGAGGACGGATACTACTGGATCACAGGCCGCGTGGACGATGTCATCAACGTCTCCGGCCACCGCATGGGCACGGCCGAGGTCGAAAGCGCCTTGGTCAGCCATGCCAAGGTGAGCGAGGCGGCGGTCGTCGGCTACCCGCACGACATCAAGGGCCAGGGTATCTATTGCTACGTCACGCTCAACGCGGGCGAGGAAGGTTCCGATGCCCTCTATGCAGAACTGCGCGGCCATGTGCGCAAGGAGATCGGCCCGATCGCCTCGCCCGACCACATCCAGTTCACCGACGGCCTGCCCAAGACGCGCAGCGGCAAGATCATGCGGCGCATCTTGAGGAAGATCGCGGAGAACGATTACGGCTCGCTCGGGGATACCTCCACGCTGGCCGATCCAAGCCTGGTTGATCGTTTGATCGAAGGACGGCAGAACCGCTGA
- a CDS encoding response regulator transcription factor — MAQRIIIADDHPLFRTALGHAVGRVWPEAEIVETSSAKGAREAVETGAEALLLDLHMEDSNGLSALMDFRQDFPALPVVIVSASEETRVYAAASQLGAAAFIPKSASLETMREALARVREGENWFPETGSGPDKDLAKIASLTPAQRRILGQLSEGLLNKQIAYELDISEATVKAHITAIFRKLGVVNRTQAVLLAGKLDVDQAEADPAAG, encoded by the coding sequence ATGGCACAGCGCATCATCATCGCCGACGACCACCCGCTCTTCCGCACGGCGCTGGGCCACGCAGTGGGCCGGGTGTGGCCCGAGGCCGAAATCGTCGAGACCTCGTCGGCCAAGGGTGCGCGCGAGGCGGTGGAGACGGGGGCCGAAGCCCTGTTGCTCGACCTCCATATGGAAGATTCGAACGGGCTGTCGGCGCTGATGGACTTCCGCCAGGATTTCCCGGCACTGCCGGTCGTGATCGTTTCGGCGAGCGAGGAAACGCGGGTCTATGCCGCCGCCAGCCAGCTGGGCGCTGCCGCTTTCATTCCCAAGTCCGCCAGCCTCGAGACCATGCGCGAGGCGCTGGCCCGCGTGCGCGAGGGCGAGAACTGGTTTCCCGAAACCGGCAGCGGACCGGACAAAGATTTGGCGAAGATCGCCAGCCTCACTCCCGCGCAGCGCCGCATCCTCGGCCAGCTGAGCGAAGGCCTGCTGAACAAGCAGATCGCCTATGAACTCGATATCAGCGAAGCGACCGTGAAGGCGCATATCACTGCGATCTTCCGCAAGCTGGGCGTGGTCAACCGCACGCAGGCCGTGCTGCTGGCGGGCAAGCTCGATGTCGATCAGGCGGAGGCGGACCCCGCGGCCGGCTGA
- a CDS encoding VOC family protein: MYSHMMVGSNDIDRSKKFYDATFKAIGGREGIVDEKGRLIYLHNGGAFLVTKPIDGEPATAGNGCTVGIGMTPEQADAWHAAGVAAGGTAIEDPPGVRGEGTPNAMYLAYLRDPDGNKLCALHRMG, encoded by the coding sequence ATGTACAGTCACATGATGGTCGGTTCGAACGACATCGACCGGTCGAAGAAGTTCTACGATGCGACCTTCAAGGCCATCGGCGGCCGCGAAGGCATCGTCGATGAAAAGGGTCGCCTGATCTACCTCCACAATGGCGGCGCGTTCCTCGTCACCAAGCCGATCGACGGCGAACCGGCCACGGCCGGTAACGGCTGCACCGTCGGCATCGGCATGACCCCCGAACAGGCCGATGCCTGGCACGCGGCCGGCGTCGCAGCAGGCGGCACCGCGATCGAAGACCCGCCGGGCGTTCGCGGCGAAGGCACACCCAATGCCATGTATCTCGCCTACCTGCGCGATCCCGACGGCAACAAGCTGTGCGCGTTGCACCGCATGGGTTGA
- the fghA gene encoding S-formylglutathione hydrolase has translation MTLEYLSQNRAFDGDQFVLSHHSDATGTEMTFSVYVPPHLPGVKLPVLWYLSGLTCTHANVTEKGEYRRACAEHGIVFVAPDTSPRGEDVPDAPDEYDFGKGAGFYVDATQDPWSRHYRMRSYLEIELPQVVASEFPVDLSRQAITGHSMGGHGALTIGLRDPARFRSISAFSPIVSPSRVPWGEKALSRYLGDDRDAWRAYDAVALIEDGARHDHILVDQGTADQFLEEQLKTGALSLACAKAGMSPEIRMQEGYDHSYYFISSFMADHIAWHAARLG, from the coding sequence ATGACGCTCGAATATTTATCGCAGAACCGGGCCTTCGACGGCGACCAGTTCGTCCTCTCGCACCATTCCGACGCTACGGGGACGGAAATGACCTTCTCGGTCTATGTCCCGCCGCACCTGCCCGGCGTGAAGCTGCCGGTGCTGTGGTATCTTTCCGGCCTGACCTGCACCCACGCGAACGTGACCGAAAAGGGCGAGTATCGCCGTGCGTGTGCCGAACACGGCATCGTCTTCGTGGCCCCGGACACCTCTCCGCGTGGAGAGGACGTGCCCGATGCGCCGGACGAATACGACTTCGGCAAGGGCGCAGGCTTCTATGTCGATGCGACGCAAGACCCTTGGAGCCGCCATTACCGGATGCGCAGCTATCTCGAGATCGAGCTGCCACAGGTGGTCGCGAGCGAATTCCCTGTCGACCTGTCGCGCCAGGCGATTACCGGCCACTCGATGGGCGGGCACGGCGCGCTCACCATCGGCTTGCGCGATCCGGCGCGGTTCCGCTCCATCAGCGCCTTCAGCCCGATCGTTTCGCCCAGCCGTGTGCCGTGGGGCGAGAAGGCGCTGTCACGCTATCTGGGCGACGACCGCGACGCATGGCGCGCCTATGACGCGGTCGCGCTGATCGAGGACGGCGCGCGGCACGACCATATCCTGGTGGACCAGGGCACGGCGGACCAGTTCCTCGAGGAACAGCTGAAGACGGGCGCGCTTTCGCTCGCCTGCGCCAAGGCCGGCATGTCGCCGGAGATCAGGATGCAGGAGGGCTACGACCACTCCTACTACTTCATCTCCAGCTTCATGGCCGACCACATCGCCTGGCACGCGGCGCGGCTGGGCTGA
- a CDS encoding S-(hydroxymethyl)glutathione dehydrogenase/class III alcohol dehydrogenase yields MKTRAAVAFEAKQPLEIVELDLEGPKAGEVLVEIMATGICHTDAYTLDGLDSEGIFPSVLGHEGCGVVREVGAGVTSVKAGDHVIPLYTPECRQCKMCLSGKTNLCSAIRETQGKGLMPDGTTRFSYNGKPIYHYMGCSTFSNFTVLPEIAVAKIREDAPFDTTCYIGCGVTTGVGAVVNTAQVKPGDNVVVFGLGGIGLNVIQGAKLAGADRIVGVDINNSKEEWGRKFGMTDFVNPKDVGNVVETLVNMLDGGADYSFDCTGNTAVMRDALECCHKGWGTSIIIGVAEAGKTIETRPFQLVTGRNWRGTAFGGAKGRTDVPKIVDWYMNGKIAIDPMITHRLSLEEINKGFDLMHAGESIRAVVVY; encoded by the coding sequence ATGAAAACCCGTGCCGCCGTCGCCTTCGAAGCCAAGCAGCCGCTCGAAATCGTCGAGCTTGACCTCGAAGGCCCCAAGGCGGGCGAGGTGCTGGTGGAAATCATGGCGACCGGCATCTGCCACACCGATGCCTATACGCTCGACGGGCTGGACAGCGAGGGGATCTTCCCCAGCGTGCTGGGCCACGAAGGCTGCGGCGTGGTGCGCGAAGTCGGCGCAGGCGTTACCTCTGTGAAGGCGGGCGACCATGTGATCCCGCTCTACACGCCCGAATGCCGCCAGTGCAAAATGTGCCTGTCGGGCAAGACGAACCTGTGCAGCGCGATCCGCGAAACGCAGGGCAAGGGCCTGATGCCCGACGGGACCACGCGCTTTTCCTACAACGGCAAGCCGATCTACCACTACATGGGCTGTTCGACCTTTTCGAACTTCACCGTGCTGCCCGAAATCGCGGTCGCGAAGATCCGCGAAGACGCGCCCTTCGACACCACCTGCTATATCGGCTGCGGGGTCACCACCGGCGTCGGCGCAGTGGTCAACACAGCGCAGGTCAAGCCGGGCGACAATGTCGTGGTCTTCGGCCTCGGCGGGATCGGTTTGAACGTCATCCAGGGCGCGAAACTGGCCGGCGCCGACCGCATCGTGGGCGTCGACATAAACAATTCGAAGGAAGAATGGGGCCGCAAGTTCGGCATGACCGACTTCGTCAACCCCAAGGACGTCGGCAATGTCGTCGAAACGCTGGTCAACATGCTCGACGGCGGGGCGGATTACAGCTTCGACTGCACCGGCAACACCGCGGTCATGCGCGATGCGCTGGAATGCTGCCACAAGGGTTGGGGCACCAGCATCATCATCGGCGTGGCGGAAGCCGGCAAGACGATCGAGACGCGCCCCTTCCAGCTGGTTACGGGCCGCAACTGGCGCGGCACCGCGTTCGGCGGGGCCAAGGGCCGCACCGACGTGCCCAAGATCGTCGACTGGTACATGAACGGCAAGATCGCCATCGACCCGATGATCACCCACCGCCTGAGCCTGGAAGAAATCAACAAGGGCTTCGACCTGATGCACGCCGGCGAAAGCATCCGTGCGGTCGTGGTCTATTGA
- a CDS encoding VOC family protein, translated as MFNHLTIGASDIERSRRFYDATFAAIGGPAAQDDPKGRLVYRHDGGVLVVGKPINGEPPTVANGNTIGFRVASSQMVDAWHEAGCANGGMTVEDPPGPRSSPFGEMYLAYLRDPDGHKLCGVCWL; from the coding sequence GTGTTCAATCACCTGACCATCGGCGCGAGCGACATCGAGCGCTCGCGCCGTTTCTATGATGCGACCTTCGCCGCAATCGGCGGCCCTGCGGCGCAGGACGATCCCAAGGGCCGGCTGGTCTATCGCCATGACGGCGGCGTGCTGGTCGTCGGCAAGCCGATCAACGGCGAGCCGCCTACGGTGGCGAATGGCAATACCATCGGCTTCAGGGTCGCCAGCTCGCAAATGGTGGACGCCTGGCACGAAGCCGGATGCGCCAATGGCGGCATGACGGTCGAGGACCCGCCGGGGCCCCGCTCCAGCCCCTTTGGCGAGATGTATCTTGCCTACCTGCGCGATCCAGACGGGCACAAGCTGTGCGGGGTATGCTGGCTGTGA
- a CDS encoding prolyl-tRNA synthetase associated domain-containing protein yields MLAVMRGEEGLRTDLAALAIPFAEHEHEAVFTVEQSRHVDAGIPGAHTKNLFLKDAKGVFWLVTVPAEARVDLKALPGAIGCKRVSFGKADDMERLIGIAPGSVTPLAMINAEPGSVTCVIEAGLAAASRINVHPLRNTATLGLSGADVLRLIGHWGHAPRVAEIPVQESA; encoded by the coding sequence ATGCTGGCTGTGATGCGCGGCGAAGAAGGCCTGCGTACAGACCTCGCGGCGCTCGCAATCCCCTTCGCCGAGCACGAGCACGAAGCGGTCTTTACCGTCGAGCAGAGCCGCCATGTCGATGCCGGGATACCCGGCGCGCATACCAAGAACCTGTTCCTTAAAGACGCCAAGGGGGTCTTCTGGCTGGTCACCGTGCCGGCCGAGGCGCGCGTCGACCTGAAGGCCCTGCCCGGTGCCATCGGCTGCAAGCGGGTGAGCTTCGGCAAGGCGGACGACATGGAGCGGTTGATCGGCATTGCGCCCGGCTCCGTCACCCCGCTCGCCATGATCAATGCAGAACCGGGCAGCGTGACCTGCGTGATCGAGGCCGGTCTTGCTGCCGCATCCCGCATAAACGTCCACCCGCTTCGCAACACCGCGACGCTGGGGCTGTCCGGCGCTGACGTCTTGCGGCTGATCGGACATTGGGGCCATGCGCCGCGCGTCGCCGAAATCCCGGTGCAGGAGTCCGCATGA
- a CDS encoding cupin domain-containing protein, with protein MPAKVNLDDKFGQFTEQWAPRIAARFNGNEVRLCKVEGEYHWHSHPDTDELFLVIEGALEIDFRERTETLGPGEMIVVPRGTEHRPRAPHGEAKLFVMDTEGTPNSGDHATAKVAVDI; from the coding sequence ATGCCCGCCAAGGTCAATCTCGACGACAAGTTCGGGCAGTTCACCGAGCAGTGGGCGCCCCGCATTGCGGCGCGTTTCAACGGCAACGAGGTGCGCCTGTGCAAGGTCGAGGGCGAGTATCACTGGCATAGCCACCCCGACACGGACGAGCTGTTCCTGGTGATCGAGGGCGCGCTGGAAATCGACTTTCGCGAAAGGACCGAAACGCTCGGCCCCGGCGAGATGATCGTCGTGCCGCGCGGCACCGAGCACCGTCCCCGCGCACCGCATGGCGAAGCAAAGCTCTTCGTCATGGACACCGAGGGCACGCCCAATTCGGGCGATCATGCCACGGCAAAGGTCGCGGTCGACATCTGA